The following are encoded in a window of Sinomonas cyclohexanicum genomic DNA:
- a CDS encoding helix-turn-helix transcriptional regulator: MSEAKTSRLLNLLIALLHTELGLSRDRILRDVYGHSMPYGQAADDEDPETAAVLRKFERDKADLRDMGAVIVEEVGFERWDSDERVTKYRIDPKGFRLPPQEFTPEEATWLALAALACDDAVAGADAQRALHRLEAAGALPETPPSQIQPRVRLDPHWVAFSDAATRGAEVSFDYHASSTGETRRRRVQPWGLGQRYGQWYLAGHDVDRGGLRVFRLSRVRGDVVVGEPDAFDPPGEGAVHEALNGLDVLPVRTATLRIAENRALDLRREWAQSGAGSDGFDEGTFAFRDLSVVAERLAGFGDAVVVVGPDELADRVAARLRGALDALGTPGAEEVQPRQEARKVTSGQERLERLMDLVPFLVAGPVTVEEIAERFGMSARRVRQELQLLAEAGPIDSAGFQSYIDVTEDDGVVTLANAEELSVPKRLSPGEAVALQLGLKALLPLAPRESAGALLRLADRVGASAVEGGRGLPQVDVRAEPQRNAELLPMLADAAAAGRSVRLRYLNPTKDEVTERLISPLGIFSDADRWYVNSYCHRAAGRRIFRVDRIVAAEPADAVPVPEGFDAGGDALFMRGPSDLDVTVRFAPEARWAETSFDSHDGRDLADGGRRVTLHVADLNWLPSFLAQFGGAVALEGPAEAVEASRAWLERALAAYPAPTETR, translated from the coding sequence GTGTCCGAAGCGAAGACCTCCCGACTGCTGAACCTCCTCATCGCGCTGCTCCACACAGAGCTGGGCCTGTCGAGGGACAGGATCCTCCGGGACGTCTACGGGCACTCCATGCCGTACGGGCAGGCGGCCGATGACGAGGACCCGGAAACGGCCGCCGTGCTGCGCAAATTCGAGCGGGACAAGGCAGATCTGCGCGACATGGGCGCCGTGATCGTCGAGGAGGTCGGATTCGAGCGCTGGGACAGCGACGAACGGGTCACGAAGTACCGCATCGACCCGAAGGGCTTCCGGCTCCCGCCGCAGGAGTTCACCCCCGAGGAGGCCACCTGGCTGGCCCTCGCGGCCCTCGCGTGCGACGACGCTGTGGCCGGCGCGGACGCGCAGCGGGCCCTCCACCGGCTGGAGGCTGCCGGCGCCCTGCCTGAGACTCCGCCATCCCAGATCCAGCCCCGGGTCCGTCTCGATCCGCACTGGGTCGCATTCTCCGACGCGGCGACCCGCGGCGCCGAGGTTTCGTTCGATTACCACGCGAGCAGCACGGGGGAGACCCGCCGTCGCCGGGTCCAGCCGTGGGGGCTCGGCCAGCGCTATGGGCAGTGGTACCTCGCCGGGCATGACGTGGACCGCGGCGGCCTGCGGGTGTTCAGGCTCTCGCGCGTGCGCGGCGACGTCGTGGTCGGCGAGCCTGACGCGTTCGATCCGCCGGGGGAGGGCGCGGTCCATGAGGCGCTCAACGGCCTCGACGTGCTCCCTGTGCGGACCGCGACCCTGCGGATCGCGGAGAACCGCGCGCTCGACCTGCGCCGCGAGTGGGCGCAGTCGGGCGCCGGGTCCGACGGCTTCGACGAGGGCACTTTCGCATTCCGGGACCTCTCGGTCGTCGCGGAGCGTCTGGCCGGCTTCGGCGACGCGGTCGTCGTCGTGGGTCCGGATGAGCTCGCGGACCGGGTGGCAGCGAGGCTCCGCGGCGCGCTGGACGCCCTCGGCACGCCGGGAGCCGAGGAGGTCCAGCCCCGCCAGGAGGCCCGCAAGGTCACGTCGGGCCAAGAGCGCCTCGAGCGCCTCATGGACCTCGTACCCTTCCTCGTCGCCGGCCCGGTGACGGTGGAGGAGATCGCCGAGCGCTTCGGGATGAGCGCCCGGCGCGTCCGCCAGGAGCTCCAGCTGCTCGCCGAGGCAGGGCCGATCGACTCGGCAGGCTTCCAGAGCTATATCGACGTGACGGAGGACGACGGCGTGGTCACCCTCGCCAACGCCGAGGAGCTCTCCGTGCCCAAGAGGCTGTCCCCCGGGGAGGCCGTGGCCCTCCAGCTGGGGCTGAAGGCCCTCCTGCCGCTGGCTCCGCGCGAGTCGGCCGGGGCCCTCCTGAGGCTCGCGGACCGCGTCGGAGCGAGCGCAGTGGAGGGCGGCCGGGGCCTGCCCCAGGTGGACGTCCGCGCGGAGCCCCAGCGCAATGCCGAGCTGCTCCCCATGCTCGCCGACGCGGCCGCCGCCGGGCGGTCCGTCAGGCTCCGCTACCTCAACCCCACCAAGGACGAGGTGACCGAGCGCCTCATCAGCCCCTTGGGGATCTTTTCCGACGCGGACCGCTGGTACGTCAACAGCTACTGCCACCGCGCGGCGGGCCGCCGGATCTTCCGCGTCGACCGCATCGTCGCCGCCGAGCCCGCGGATGCGGTCCCCGTGCCGGAAGGCTTCGACGCGGGCGGGGACGCCCTGTTCATGCGCGGACCCAGCGACCTCGACGTCACCGTGCGCTTCGCGCCGGAGGCGCGCTGGGCGGAAACGAGCTTCGACTCCCACGACGGCCGCGACCTCGCCGACGGCGGCCGCCGCGTGACACTTCACGTGGCGGACCTCAACTGGCTGCCCTCCTTCCTCGCCCAGTTCGGCGGCGCGGTCGCCCTCGAGGGGCCCGCTGAGGCCGTCGAGGCCAGCCGGGCGTGGCTCGAGCGGGCGCTGGCCGCGTATCCTGCGCCGACCGAGACCCGCTAG
- the tatA gene encoding Sec-independent protein translocase subunit TatA, translating into MGRLFDGPWPIVIIIIVALLLFAAPKLPAMARALGQSMRILKSEVKEMKNDGKDASASGQSSAPDGEQPFEGKVIPPKATGTTDGSGQADGSAGPSSRA; encoded by the coding sequence GTGGGACGACTCTTCGATGGCCCATGGCCCATCGTCATCATCATCATCGTGGCGCTGCTCCTCTTTGCGGCGCCCAAGCTTCCGGCCATGGCCCGCGCCCTCGGCCAGTCGATGCGCATCCTCAAGTCCGAGGTCAAGGAGATGAAGAACGACGGCAAGGACGCCTCCGCGTCCGGGCAGTCCTCGGCCCCGGACGGCGAGCAGCCGTTCGAGGGCAAGGTCATCCCGCCGAAGGCGACCGGCACTACCGACGGTAGCGGCCAGGCCGACGGCAGCGCTGGTCCTTCCTCGCGCGCCTGA
- the tatC gene encoding twin-arginine translocase subunit TatC translates to MPLLEHLRELKNRLIKAAIGVAIGTVGGWFLYDPILVQLQKPVENISHLTGGTSSVNFSTIASPFDFKLQLAIQIGLVISSPVWIYQVWAFIMPGLTVKEKRYTLGFMVAAVPLFLAGVWVGWMVTPQVVRALTQFTPAGFSNIIDGREYVDFVTHMLLFLGFAFLVPVILVGVNMAGVLPGRTILKAWRITVFLVFVLAAIAAPGADAISMFMLAVPLLALFFAAIGVCMVNDRRRARRIEKHAAETDATADTPTPRSDLENL, encoded by the coding sequence ATGCCGCTCCTGGAGCACCTGAGGGAGCTCAAGAACAGGCTCATCAAGGCCGCCATCGGCGTGGCCATCGGCACCGTCGGCGGATGGTTCCTCTATGACCCGATCCTGGTCCAGCTCCAGAAGCCCGTCGAGAACATCTCCCACCTGACGGGCGGGACGTCCTCGGTCAATTTCTCCACGATCGCGTCCCCGTTCGACTTCAAGCTCCAGCTTGCGATCCAGATCGGTCTCGTGATCTCGAGCCCCGTCTGGATCTACCAGGTCTGGGCGTTCATCATGCCCGGCCTCACCGTCAAGGAGAAGCGGTACACGTTGGGCTTCATGGTCGCCGCCGTTCCGCTGTTCCTCGCGGGCGTGTGGGTCGGGTGGATGGTGACTCCGCAGGTGGTCCGGGCCCTGACCCAGTTCACCCCGGCGGGCTTCTCGAACATCATCGACGGCCGCGAGTACGTGGACTTCGTCACGCATATGCTCCTGTTCCTCGGGTTCGCGTTCCTCGTTCCCGTGATCCTCGTGGGCGTCAACATGGCGGGCGTCCTGCCCGGCAGGACGATCCTCAAGGCGTGGCGGATCACGGTCTTCCTCGTGTTCGTCCTTGCTGCCATCGCCGCGCCTGGCGCGGACGCGATCTCGATGTTCATGCTCGCGGTGCCGCTGCTCGCGCTGTTCTTCGCCGCAATCGGCGTCTGCATGGTCAATGATCGCCGGCGCGCCCGCCGGATCGAGAAGCATGCCGCGGAGACCGACGCGACGGCCGACACCCCGACCCCGCGCAGCGACCTCGAGAACCTCTGA
- a CDS encoding DEAD/DEAH box helicase has protein sequence MSTPAESMSPAERYAADAKRRALAKTELGAFSATIDFPLDDFQVEACRALEAGRGVLVAAPTGAGKTIVGEFAIHLALSQGLKAFYTTPIKALSNQKYSELAAVHGAERVGLLTGDTTLNGEAPIVVMTTEVLRNMLYADSDTLAGLGYVIMDEVHYLADRFRGAVWEEVIIHLPRSVRLVSLSATVSNAEEFGAWLDTVRGETDIIVSEHRPVPLWQHVLVGRQLVDLFSTRQQFEALADVHDHDGAEHDGAAASPAGERPASPAAASTVVPHGEASVSELTAVNPELVQLARRESQQQYRGRFGHGGRARRREERQRGEKQSQRGGRPGDAAPLPGTRASRPQMVQALERRGLLPAIDFIFSRAGCDAAVQQCLDAGLDLTTPAEKAEIAATVEAAAADIPPADLPVLGFWGWRDGLTRGLAAHHAGLLPTFKETVEKLFAAGLVKMVFATETLALGINMPAKSVLIEKLEKFNGEAHVDITAGEYTQLTGRAGRRGIDVEGHAVVQWRPGLDPAALAGLASRRTYPLNSSFRPTYNMSINLVAQFGRERARDILESSFAQFQADRSVVGLARQVRSREESLAGYEKAMTCHLGDFAEYSRIRQELNDAEKFASREAGRARRAMTVDSLARLSPGDVVEIGEGRLAGSAVVLNADTNAREPRPQVLTFDRNLRRIGLHDVPGPVEPIARIRIPKQFDAKRPKDRRDLAASLRHAVERARLDGPEEGAKTRRSRRDFAFAGGYEDSEKRITELRRRLRAHPCHGCAEREDHARWAERWLKLRRETDRLVEQIQGRTNTIAKTFDRVCEVLEAYGCLASGPDGLEVTASGQQLRRIYGDKDMLTALALRHGAFDDVDAAELAALVSTLVYQAKREERGLTPKMPSISLDVAVDIVLREWSQLEDAEEQHRLPRTSEPDFGLVWPLYKWARGRELQNVLSGTELAAGDFVRWVRQVIDLLDQLADVPDIEPRITRLCHEAIGLLRRGVVAYSAVSD, from the coding sequence ATGTCCACCCCCGCCGAGAGCATGTCCCCCGCCGAGCGCTACGCGGCGGACGCGAAGCGCAGGGCGTTGGCCAAGACGGAGCTCGGCGCGTTCTCCGCGACCATTGACTTCCCGCTCGACGACTTCCAGGTGGAGGCGTGCCGAGCCCTCGAGGCGGGCCGTGGGGTGCTCGTCGCCGCCCCGACCGGGGCGGGGAAGACGATCGTCGGAGAGTTCGCCATCCACTTGGCCCTGAGCCAGGGGCTCAAGGCGTTCTACACGACCCCCATCAAGGCCCTGTCCAACCAGAAGTACAGCGAGCTCGCTGCCGTCCACGGCGCGGAAAGGGTCGGCCTCCTCACCGGGGACACGACCCTCAACGGCGAGGCACCCATCGTGGTGATGACCACCGAGGTCCTGCGGAACATGCTCTACGCGGACTCGGACACCCTCGCCGGGCTCGGTTACGTGATCATGGACGAGGTCCACTACCTCGCGGACCGGTTCCGCGGCGCCGTGTGGGAAGAGGTGATCATCCACCTGCCCCGCAGCGTCCGGCTCGTCTCGCTGAGCGCCACTGTCTCCAACGCCGAGGAATTCGGGGCGTGGCTGGACACGGTGCGCGGCGAGACGGACATCATCGTCTCCGAGCACCGTCCCGTGCCCCTGTGGCAGCACGTGCTGGTGGGACGCCAGCTCGTGGACCTGTTCTCGACGCGCCAGCAGTTCGAGGCACTCGCGGACGTGCACGACCACGATGGTGCCGAGCACGACGGCGCGGCAGCGTCCCCCGCAGGCGAGCGGCCGGCGTCGCCCGCGGCTGCGTCCACCGTCGTGCCGCACGGCGAGGCGAGCGTCTCCGAGCTCACGGCCGTCAATCCCGAGCTCGTCCAGCTCGCGCGCCGCGAGTCGCAGCAGCAGTACCGGGGAAGGTTCGGGCACGGCGGGCGCGCACGACGGCGCGAGGAGCGCCAGCGAGGCGAGAAGCAGTCCCAGCGCGGCGGCAGGCCCGGGGACGCCGCGCCATTGCCCGGAACCCGCGCGAGCCGCCCCCAAATGGTCCAGGCGCTCGAGCGCCGCGGGCTCCTCCCCGCCATCGACTTCATCTTCTCCCGTGCGGGCTGCGACGCCGCCGTCCAGCAGTGCCTCGACGCGGGCCTTGACCTCACCACGCCCGCCGAGAAGGCCGAGATCGCCGCCACCGTCGAGGCCGCGGCCGCGGACATCCCGCCCGCGGACCTGCCCGTGCTGGGTTTCTGGGGCTGGCGCGACGGCCTCACGCGCGGGCTCGCGGCACACCACGCGGGCCTCCTCCCCACGTTCAAGGAGACGGTGGAGAAGCTCTTCGCCGCTGGCCTCGTCAAGATGGTGTTCGCCACCGAGACCCTCGCGCTCGGCATCAACATGCCTGCCAAGAGCGTGCTCATCGAGAAGCTCGAGAAGTTCAACGGCGAGGCGCACGTGGACATCACGGCGGGGGAATACACCCAGCTCACCGGCCGCGCCGGGCGGCGAGGCATCGATGTCGAGGGGCACGCCGTGGTCCAGTGGCGGCCGGGACTCGACCCCGCGGCTCTCGCTGGCCTCGCATCGCGCCGCACGTACCCGCTGAACTCGAGCTTCCGGCCCACGTACAACATGAGCATCAACCTCGTGGCGCAGTTCGGACGCGAGAGGGCCCGCGACATTCTCGAGAGCTCCTTCGCCCAGTTCCAGGCTGATAGGTCCGTCGTGGGGCTCGCGCGGCAGGTCCGCAGCCGGGAGGAGTCCCTCGCGGGCTACGAGAAGGCCATGACGTGCCACCTCGGGGACTTCGCTGAGTACTCGAGGATCCGGCAGGAGCTGAACGACGCGGAGAAGTTCGCCTCGCGCGAGGCCGGGCGAGCGCGGCGTGCCATGACCGTGGACTCCCTCGCGCGGCTGTCACCCGGGGACGTCGTGGAGATCGGCGAGGGGCGCCTCGCCGGCAGCGCCGTGGTGCTCAACGCCGACACCAATGCGCGCGAGCCGCGGCCCCAGGTGCTGACCTTCGACCGGAACCTCCGGCGCATCGGCCTGCACGACGTCCCGGGGCCCGTCGAGCCGATCGCCCGCATCCGGATACCGAAGCAATTCGACGCGAAGCGGCCCAAGGACCGCCGGGACCTCGCCGCGTCGCTGCGGCACGCCGTCGAGCGCGCCCGCCTCGACGGGCCCGAGGAAGGAGCGAAGACCCGCCGCTCCCGGCGTGATTTCGCCTTCGCGGGCGGGTACGAGGACTCCGAGAAGCGGATCACCGAGCTGCGGCGCCGGCTCCGCGCCCACCCGTGCCACGGGTGTGCCGAGCGGGAGGACCACGCCCGGTGGGCCGAGCGCTGGCTCAAGCTCCGCCGCGAGACGGACCGCCTCGTCGAGCAGATCCAGGGCCGCACCAACACGATCGCCAAGACGTTCGACCGCGTATGCGAGGTCCTCGAGGCCTACGGCTGCCTGGCCAGCGGACCCGACGGGCTCGAGGTGACCGCCTCCGGGCAGCAGCTGCGCCGCATCTACGGCGACAAGGACATGCTCACCGCACTTGCACTCCGCCACGGCGCGTTCGACGACGTCGACGCCGCCGAGCTCGCCGCGCTCGTGAGCACGCTCGTGTACCAGGCCAAGCGCGAGGAGCGCGGCCTCACCCCGAAGATGCCGAGCATTTCCCTCGACGTCGCCGTGGACATCGTGCTGCGCGAGTGGTCCCAGCTTGAGGACGCCGAGGAGCAGCACCGCCTCCCGCGCACCTCCGAGCCGGACTTCGGGCTCGTGTGGCCGCTGTACAAGTGGGCGCGCGGACGCGAGCTGCAGAACGTGCTCTCGGGCACCGAGCTGGCCGCCGGCGACTTTGTCCGGTGGGTCCGTCAGGTCATCGACCTGCTCGACCAGCTGGCCGATGTGCCGGACATCGAGCCGCGGATCACGCGCCTGTGCCACGAGGCCATCGGGCTGCTGCGCCGCGGGGTCGTCGCGTATTCGGCCGTGTCCGACTAG
- a CDS encoding amidohydrolase, whose protein sequence is MPDERTLTLYRNGSVYSAADPFASAILVDGDTVAWIGSEQAATSIVDSRMDVVDLDGALVAPGFIDSHVHVTDTGLRLTSLDLAPAHSAAELLDAVAREASALPAGAVLRGFGWDEAGWNDPTLPGAEELARAAGGRPAFLNRVDVHSALVSPALAEAAGIVGAPGLDGALARGEALYAAREAARPSAQEIRHLHARALKHAASRGYVGLVEQAAPGLAGPDDLRLLLGPDNASGPEVIAYWGQAVSSAEEAREVLADLGVPVRGLAGDLNIDGSIGSRTALLSEPYTDAQDTRGRAFLTAEQIGAHLAAVSAIGVQGGFHVIGDAGLRLALEGLRIASEAVGLSAVRAAGHRLEHVEMASEADAEALAGYGVTVSAQPLFDAVWGGPGGLYERRLGARHAGMNPFLRFHSAGVPLAFGSDSPVCAPSPWESIRACLTHSDPDQRISARAAFIGHTRAGWRAVKHRNPLMGQLAPGAPASFAVWRVDELMVQVADERVQAWSTDPRARTPLLPALDTERLPECLQTVHEGRELFRSESFDAGLARR, encoded by the coding sequence ATGCCCGACGAGCGCACGCTCACCCTGTACCGCAACGGCTCGGTCTACTCCGCGGCCGACCCGTTCGCCTCCGCGATCCTTGTGGACGGCGACACGGTGGCGTGGATCGGCTCGGAGCAGGCCGCCACGTCCATCGTGGACAGCCGCATGGACGTCGTGGACCTCGACGGCGCGCTCGTCGCCCCCGGGTTCATCGACTCCCATGTCCACGTGACCGACACGGGACTCAGGCTCACGTCCCTCGACCTCGCCCCGGCGCATTCCGCCGCGGAGCTGCTCGACGCCGTCGCCCGTGAAGCATCCGCACTGCCCGCCGGTGCCGTGCTCCGCGGCTTCGGTTGGGACGAGGCCGGCTGGAACGATCCCACCCTGCCGGGGGCCGAGGAGCTCGCCCGGGCGGCGGGCGGGCGGCCCGCGTTCCTCAACCGGGTGGACGTCCACTCCGCCCTCGTCTCGCCCGCTCTGGCTGAGGCCGCGGGGATCGTCGGGGCACCCGGTCTCGACGGCGCGCTGGCCCGCGGGGAGGCCCTGTACGCCGCGCGGGAGGCGGCGCGGCCGTCCGCCCAGGAGATCCGGCACCTGCACGCGCGCGCCCTCAAGCACGCGGCCTCGCGCGGCTATGTGGGGCTCGTCGAGCAGGCCGCTCCGGGGCTCGCGGGGCCCGACGACCTCCGGTTGCTCCTCGGGCCGGACAATGCCTCGGGGCCCGAGGTCATCGCGTACTGGGGGCAGGCTGTCTCCTCGGCCGAGGAGGCCAGGGAGGTGCTTGCCGACTTGGGCGTGCCGGTGCGCGGGCTCGCGGGGGACCTCAATATCGACGGGTCGATCGGCAGCCGCACCGCACTGCTGTCCGAGCCGTACACGGATGCGCAGGACACCCGCGGGCGGGCATTCCTCACCGCCGAGCAGATCGGGGCGCACCTCGCGGCCGTCTCGGCGATCGGCGTGCAGGGCGGCTTCCACGTGATCGGCGACGCCGGCCTGCGGCTCGCGCTCGAGGGCCTCCGGATCGCGTCGGAGGCGGTCGGCCTCTCTGCTGTGCGCGCGGCCGGCCACCGGCTCGAGCACGTCGAGATGGCCAGCGAGGCCGACGCGGAGGCGCTGGCGGGCTACGGCGTGACCGTGAGCGCCCAGCCCCTCTTCGACGCCGTATGGGGCGGCCCCGGTGGCCTGTATGAGCGGCGGCTTGGGGCCCGGCACGCCGGAATGAACCCGTTCCTGCGCTTCCACTCGGCAGGCGTGCCGCTTGCGTTCGGCTCCGACTCGCCCGTCTGCGCGCCCTCGCCGTGGGAGAGCATCCGGGCCTGCCTGACGCACTCGGACCCCGACCAGCGCATCTCGGCGCGCGCTGCCTTCATCGGGCATACGCGTGCCGGCTGGCGTGCGGTGAAGCACCGCAACCCGCTCATGGGCCAGCTCGCGCCGGGGGCACCGGCGAGCTTCGCGGTGTGGCGCGTGGACGAGCTCATGGTCCAGGTGGCCGACGAGCGGGTCCAGGCCTGGAGCACCGATCCGCGCGCCCGGACCCCGCTTCTTCCGGCGCTCGACACAGAGAGACTCCCCGAGTGCCTGCAGACGGTCCACGAGGGCCGGGAGCTGTTCCGCAGCGAATCCTTCGACGCCGGTCTGGCCCGCCGCTGA
- a CDS encoding polyprenol monophosphomannose synthase produces the protein MRILTIIPTYNELDSLPKTLGRLRSAVPASDVLVADDNSPDGTGALADRIAAEDPQVHVLHRKGKEGLGAAYIAGFRWALERAYDVVVEMDADGSHRPEQLPALLAAVEDGADLVIGSRWVKGGSVVNWPFYRQLISRTGSTYARLMLGLQLKDITAGYRAFRRTTLEKLDFDAIESRGYGFQVDLAWRVAKMGLKVVEVPVTFVERELGSSKMSGNIVVEAMLNVTKWGLAERWGQLTRRGGQR, from the coding sequence GTGCGCATCCTCACGATCATCCCCACCTACAACGAGCTCGATTCGCTGCCCAAGACCCTCGGCCGCCTGCGGTCTGCCGTGCCGGCGTCGGACGTGCTCGTGGCGGATGACAACAGCCCCGACGGCACCGGCGCCCTCGCCGACCGGATCGCGGCGGAGGACCCGCAGGTGCATGTGCTGCACCGGAAGGGCAAGGAAGGCCTCGGCGCCGCATACATCGCGGGCTTCCGCTGGGCGCTCGAGCGGGCCTACGACGTCGTCGTCGAGATGGACGCGGACGGCTCGCACCGGCCCGAGCAGCTCCCGGCGCTCCTCGCCGCCGTCGAGGACGGCGCGGACCTCGTGATCGGCTCCCGCTGGGTGAAGGGCGGTTCGGTGGTCAACTGGCCGTTCTACCGCCAGCTCATCTCCCGCACTGGCAGCACGTACGCCCGCCTCATGCTGGGGCTCCAGCTCAAGGACATCACCGCCGGCTACCGGGCCTTCCGACGCACGACCCTCGAGAAGCTCGACTTCGACGCGATCGAGTCCCGGGGCTATGGCTTCCAGGTGGACCTCGCATGGCGGGTGGCGAAGATGGGCCTCAAGGTCGTCGAGGTCCCCGTGACGTTCGTGGAGCGCGAGCTGGGAAGCTCCAAGATGAGCGGGAACATCGTGGTCGAGGCCATGCTGAACGTCACCAAGTGGGGCCTCGCGGAGCGCTGGGGCCAGCTCACGCGCCGCGGTGGCCAGCGCTAG
- a CDS encoding RNA polymerase-binding protein RbpA, with protein sequence MSDRSLRGMRLGAQSMETEAGVEPAPRQRVEYRCEDGEQVFVTFSSEAEIPPVWTSKTGKEAFLVDGERPTDPNAKAVRTHWDMLLERRSIPELEQILADRLDLLRSKRGERTS encoded by the coding sequence ATGAGCGACCGCAGCCTGCGCGGAATGCGTCTGGGCGCACAGTCCATGGAGACCGAGGCCGGAGTCGAGCCGGCGCCCCGCCAGCGCGTCGAGTACCGGTGCGAGGACGGCGAGCAGGTGTTCGTGACGTTCTCCTCGGAGGCGGAGATTCCCCCGGTCTGGACGTCCAAGACCGGCAAGGAGGCCTTCCTGGTGGATGGCGAGCGGCCCACCGACCCCAACGCCAAGGCCGTCCGGACCCATTGGGACATGCTCCTCGAACGCCGCTCGATCCCCGAGCTCGAGCAGATCCTCGCGGACCGGCTCGACCTCCTGCGCAGCAAGCGCGGAGAGCGCACCAGCTGA
- a CDS encoding SPFH domain-containing protein — MDAGAILLLVVVIAIILFVATVLVKSVRIIPQARAGVVERLGKYARTLNPGLTILIPFVDRLLPLLDLREQVVSFPPQPVITSDNLVVSIDTVVYFQVTDPRAATYEIANYIQAVEQLTITTLRNVVGGLNLEEALTSRDQINGQLRGVLDEATGRWGLRVSRVELKAIDPPHSIQDSMEKQMRAERDRRALILTAEGTKQSAILTAEGERQAQILKAEGQAKAAVLRADGESQAIQKVFEAIHRGDPDPKLLAYQYLQTLPKIAEGTSNKLWIIPSEVGEALKGIGGVIGNVGQSAAGAEVPGARSGPSADAPSSPGEIESVDRLEADARAFEEEAARRSELDAEAERILQHHGGVTNPDGTVAGIPDLDVPDLDTPDPQDPPTGHGPA, encoded by the coding sequence ATGGACGCCGGAGCCATCCTCCTGCTCGTCGTCGTCATCGCCATCATCCTCTTCGTCGCCACGGTGCTCGTGAAGTCGGTGAGGATCATCCCCCAGGCGCGGGCCGGCGTCGTCGAGCGGCTCGGCAAGTACGCCCGGACGCTCAACCCGGGACTCACCATCCTCATCCCGTTCGTCGACCGGCTCCTGCCGCTGCTCGACCTTCGCGAGCAGGTCGTCTCGTTCCCGCCCCAGCCCGTCATCACGTCGGACAACCTCGTCGTCTCGATCGACACGGTCGTCTACTTCCAGGTGACCGACCCCCGGGCCGCGACGTACGAGATCGCCAACTACATCCAGGCCGTCGAGCAGCTGACCATCACCACCCTGCGCAACGTGGTCGGCGGCCTCAACCTCGAGGAGGCCCTGACCTCCCGAGACCAGATCAACGGCCAGCTGCGCGGAGTCCTCGACGAGGCCACCGGCCGCTGGGGCCTGCGTGTCTCGCGCGTCGAGCTCAAGGCGATCGACCCGCCCCACTCGATCCAGGACTCGATGGAGAAGCAGATGCGCGCCGAGCGCGATCGGCGCGCCCTGATCCTGACAGCCGAGGGCACGAAGCAGTCGGCGATCCTCACCGCCGAGGGCGAGCGGCAGGCCCAGATCCTCAAGGCCGAGGGGCAGGCGAAGGCCGCCGTCCTCCGGGCCGACGGCGAGTCACAGGCCATCCAGAAGGTCTTCGAGGCCATCCACCGAGGCGACCCGGATCCGAAGCTGCTCGCCTACCAGTACCTCCAGACACTCCCGAAGATCGCCGAGGGCACCTCGAACAAGCTCTGGATCATCCCGAGCGAGGTCGGCGAGGCGCTCAAGGGCATCGGCGGCGTGATCGGCAACGTCGGGCAGTCGGCGGCCGGCGCCGAGGTCCCCGGCGCGCGGTCGGGGCCGTCGGCGGACGCGCCGTCTTCGCCCGGCGAGATCGAGTCCGTCGACCGGCTTGAGGCGGACGCGCGGGCCTTCGAGGAGGAGGCGGCGCGCCGCTCGGAGCTCGACGCCGAGGCGGAGCGCATCCTGCAGCACCATGGCGGAGTCACGAATCCGGACGGGACCGTGGCCGGTATCCCCGATCTGGACGTGCCGGACCTCGATACCCCCGATCCACAGGATCCACCGACGGGCCATGGGCCTGCCTGA
- a CDS encoding NfeD family protein encodes MDWFEHNAWMVWLVLALVLGGIEMLSLSLVFVMLSGGALAALVTALLGGPAWLQGVIFAVVSVAMIAFVRPVAVKHMRPSIEDARTNVDRLIGTSATVVEPVDTGRGLVKIGGDVWTARAERGEFLPGDVVKVVAIDGATAVVAPSGTTSPYRS; translated from the coding sequence ATGGACTGGTTCGAACACAACGCCTGGATGGTGTGGCTCGTGCTGGCCCTCGTCCTGGGCGGGATCGAGATGCTCAGCCTCAGCCTCGTCTTCGTCATGCTCTCCGGCGGCGCCCTCGCCGCCCTCGTGACGGCCCTCCTGGGCGGACCGGCGTGGCTGCAGGGCGTGATCTTCGCCGTCGTCTCCGTCGCGATGATCGCGTTCGTCCGCCCGGTCGCCGTCAAGCACATGCGTCCGAGCATCGAGGATGCCCGCACCAACGTCGACCGCCTCATCGGCACGTCCGCGACCGTCGTCGAGCCCGTGGACACCGGCCGGGGACTCGTGAAGATCGGAGGCGACGTCTGGACCGCCCGCGCGGAGCGGGGCGAGTTCCTCCCGGGCGACGTGGTCAAGGTCGTCGCGATCGACGGCGCCACCGCGGTCGTCGCTCCCAGCGGCACCACGTCGCCATACCGAAGCTAG